A window of Bdellovibrionales bacterium genomic DNA:
CACTGGTCCTAACAAAAATAATGGGAAGCCCACCCATGCCGAGGCTTTTCTACTCAAATTGTGACTTTTTGCAGCTCCGAGCCAATAACCTGGAAATTTCGCTATTCCATTGACTAAGACTTCTATATTTCCTTGTAGAGTGAGAAGAGAATGGGCGGAGCCGACTGCTCCGCCCAGAGCTCTCCAGACATAAGACATAAATGTGGAGTGTGCAAAGCGAATTGCAATTTCGTTCCATGAGTGGCGATCTTCAAAATTAAATTGATGGCGTGTCTGAGTATTGCGAAAACGCCCTACAATATTATCATAAGTCCGAATATGGGTCGCAAAAATTAACTCATAAAAGGTAATTCCAGCCGTCATGGCTGAAGCGACCCAAGGGCTCACTCCATCAAGGGAAAGCCAGATGCTTCCGGCAATCAGTCCGTTCGAAGCGGCGAGAGTCACACCTTGGTATAGCTCTCCCTTGGTGGGACGGGAATAAACTGATTTCCACCAAGACTCCAGCCCCGTCGGTACTTTTGCCTCACTCGCTACCTGGGCAGCAAGCCTCACTTTTAAGTCCTCCAGTTTTGAATCTGCTGATGGCAAGGTTTGGAGATCCGAGCGAAAATCACCATTGCCGGTTGATATAGCGACGGATTGAGCTTCTGGCACCACAATCTGATAGTGGATACTCTGATTGCTCAAACGATTGAGAAAGTCGATCTCATGAGGCTTAAGTTTTTTAGAGGTAGAGAACACGTACACTCCAGGGGAGTGACCTATTACAGTCCGCGCTCTTTCAATCGCCTCCCGCAGATAGATTATCTCTTGATGAGGCATCAAAGACTGTTTCGACATTTCTGCCTTGATTTGGATAGAGCTGTCTGCTGTACCGGATCCTAGAGAGTAGGCGATGGCGGATTCTTGCGCCGTTGCACCAGTTGCGCAGAAAGCGGAGGAAATGAGAAATAAAAAAGACAATTCTCTCATTTTCTGTATCCCGGCGGCTCTATGAGCCGCTCTCTTGGAGGCACGATTGTGTCCGAAGAAGAGCCATCAGATTTGATGGTGAATGCTTCAGCATCGTCCTGTGTTTGTTGGGACGGAGTTGGAGATGAGTGCTGATAATTGAGTACTTTCTTTACGAATTCGGAGGCCAGTTCTGGAGAATGAGAAAGTCGTGGCAGTTCGAGTTTCTGGGGCTGTGAGCTGCCTCTCAGATCAACAAAAAGTCCGGGAAAAAATCCAACGACCGAACCATTATTTTCCCCCTTTAAAATTTTCTCTTTCAATCGTGATTGCCTTTTTTCGATATAGTCCCGAAGATGTCCCTTGACCTTTGTGGTATCAAAAACCTGGATCGTCTCTTCTGAAGAATAATCAAATACGCAACGCACACCCTGGGGTCTTCCCCAGGCATCTTGGCAAAGTCCCCCTATTTGAAGTGCCTGAGTTATTTGGGCGTGGTCTGCGTCGTAGGAAAACCCACAAGAAAACATGGGAGAGCTGGAGTTTTGGTTTTGAGTTGCCTCTGGGTTGATGGCTAATTCAGGAAAGTTGCCCGTCATTCCGACAGTGCCACTGATATCTATCCCAAGTGCTTTAAAATCAGTGACAACAGCGGGCGCAGGAATAAAATATTTATAATTATCGTCATTGGAGGGCCTATTGACCCTTCCGCCAATATTGCTGGTTGGAACTCCTCGGAAGTCAAAGAGGCGATCAGAATAGTGAGTGGCATTTTTATTTTCATGGATGTTCAATGCCGCGAGGGTCCACTCTATTGGGGTCGGTAAGCGTCCGCCCTGCAATCTACAAAATTCAATAGCCTCCAATGGTTTCCTATTCTCAACTCCAAAATAGGCTGGGTAATCCAGATCCACTTTTTCATCAGGAAAGGATTTCCAGTCGCTTGAAATGAAAGAGGCCAACTCCGGAGGGTACTGGTTAAAGCAAGAGGTGCCTTCGCCTAGAACAGCTCGTTTATCTCGACAACTCGCCTCAAAGATTGAAATATAAAAAGGGCGTACTTCATACCCCGCAGGATCATCCGTTGCTGTCGGATCGACAAGTATTGAATTAAAGACATAATTGGATCCGCTCGGAACTTTCGTGGTCGATTCCGCAGCCTTGGCAA
This region includes:
- a CDS encoding SUMF1/EgtB/PvdO family nonheme iron enzyme yields the protein MIILNYTFILFFICVEFGTSFDIAKAAESTTKVPSGSNYVFNSILVDPTATDDPAGYEVRPFYISIFEASCRDKRAVLGEGTSCFNQYPPELASFISSDWKSFPDEKVDLDYPAYFGVENRKPLEAIEFCRLQGGRLPTPIEWTLAALNIHENKNATHYSDRLFDFRGVPTSNIGGRVNRPSNDDNYKYFIPAPAVVTDFKALGIDISGTVGMTGNFPELAINPEATQNQNSSSPMFSCGFSYDADHAQITQALQIGGLCQDAWGRPQGVRCVFDYSSEETIQVFDTTKVKGHLRDYIEKRQSRLKEKILKGENNGSVVGFFPGLFVDLRGSSQPQKLELPRLSHSPELASEFVKKVLNYQHSSPTPSQQTQDDAEAFTIKSDGSSSDTIVPPRERLIEPPGYRK